One window from the genome of Amycolatopsis sp. NBC_01480 encodes:
- a CDS encoding GMC oxidoreductase produces MAALVRPESTGTLKLASRNRAVVDLVGAVKGVSGLRVVDASIIPEVPSSTTNVTVIMVAEHIYAG; encoded by the coding sequence ATGGCCGCGCTGGTCCGGCCGGAGTCGACCGGCACGCTGAAGCTGGCCAGCCGCAACCGGGCCGTGGTCGACTTGGTCGGCGCGGTCAAGGGCGTCAGCGGGCTGCGGGTTGTCGACGCTTCGATCATTCCGGAAGTGCCGTCTTCCACCACCAACGTCACGGTGATCATGGTGGCCGAACACATCTACGCCGGCTGA
- a CDS encoding response regulator transcription factor, with product MSIRVLIADDQEMMRSAFRMILDSQPDMEVVASVEDGRAAVDEARRLRPDVCLLDIRMPKLDGLEATRLLAGPGVLNPLNVLIATTFDLDEYVYRALRNGACGFLLKDMSPALLIEAVRAAAVGATLIAPTVTTRLLSHFAVDRSDTATPEPAPSEPLTEREIDVVRQVAQGRTNSEIADSLYVTQATVKTHLANVQRKLAVRNRVEIAAWAWRTGLCS from the coding sequence ATGAGCATCCGCGTGCTGATCGCCGACGACCAGGAGATGATGCGCTCGGCGTTCCGGATGATCCTGGACTCCCAGCCCGACATGGAGGTCGTCGCCTCGGTCGAGGACGGCCGCGCCGCGGTTGACGAAGCCCGCCGCCTGCGCCCGGACGTCTGCCTGCTCGACATCAGGATGCCCAAGCTGGACGGGCTGGAGGCGACCCGCCTGCTGGCCGGCCCGGGGGTGCTGAACCCGCTCAACGTCCTGATCGCCACCACGTTCGACCTGGACGAGTACGTGTACCGGGCGCTGCGCAACGGGGCCTGCGGGTTCCTGCTCAAGGACATGTCGCCCGCGCTGCTCATCGAAGCGGTGCGCGCGGCCGCGGTCGGGGCGACGCTGATCGCGCCGACGGTGACCACGCGGCTGCTGTCGCACTTCGCGGTGGACCGCTCGGACACCGCGACGCCGGAGCCGGCGCCGAGCGAGCCGTTGACCGAGCGGGAGATCGACGTGGTGCGGCAGGTGGCGCAGGGGCGGACGAACAGCGAGATCGCCGACAGCCTGTACGTCACCCAGGCCACGGTCAAAACCCACCTGGCGAACGTGCAGCGGAAGCTGGCCGTGCGGAACCGGGTGGAGATCGCCGCCTGGGCCTGGCGGACGGGGTTGTGCTCGTGA
- a CDS encoding sensor histidine kinase has protein sequence MIGRLSWAQRLLLVLGLLAAVLVVLEGLTAETVATGVGLVVCGLLALAVLAMPAVRAPVVAGLAVVSLAFTVLCQVLPDGLDNTFGIVEIVSLAWLTARSIIELRPGRSVLVVPLLYAAVVALPSRCYTLGSTWLGNVVAVLLFGMLLVILLGMYLRLRDQRRIDAGELAKQAQRLAYARDLHDFVAHHVTAIVAQTQAVRFTSSSGHQPTPEALDDMLAGIEKAGSQALASMRGMISVLRDDEPAPVRATLGEAVAEPVGHFVGPPVRTYIDDDLAITHLAPHVLDAVHHVVQESLTNILRHAGGATGVEVRARTRSGERLEITVADDGKSTSDTSGGGFGLVGLTERVGDAGGTLTAGPADGGWRVRAVLPLTPALP, from the coding sequence ATGATCGGAAGACTTTCCTGGGCGCAGCGCCTGCTGCTCGTCCTCGGCCTGCTCGCGGCGGTGCTCGTGGTGCTCGAGGGCCTGACCGCGGAGACCGTGGCGACCGGGGTGGGGCTGGTGGTCTGCGGCCTGCTCGCGCTGGCCGTGCTGGCGATGCCCGCGGTGCGCGCGCCGGTGGTCGCGGGGCTGGCCGTGGTCTCGCTCGCGTTCACCGTGCTGTGCCAGGTGCTGCCGGACGGGCTGGACAACACCTTCGGCATCGTGGAGATCGTCTCGCTGGCCTGGCTGACCGCGCGGTCGATCATCGAGCTGCGGCCCGGCCGCTCGGTGCTGGTGGTGCCGCTGCTGTACGCCGCGGTCGTGGCCCTGCCGAGCCGCTGTTACACGCTGGGGAGCACGTGGCTCGGGAACGTGGTGGCGGTCCTGCTCTTCGGCATGCTGCTGGTGATCCTGCTCGGCATGTACCTGCGCCTGCGCGACCAGCGCCGCATCGACGCGGGTGAGCTCGCCAAGCAGGCGCAGCGCCTCGCCTACGCCCGCGACCTGCACGACTTCGTCGCCCACCACGTGACCGCGATCGTCGCCCAGACGCAGGCGGTCCGGTTCACCTCGAGCAGTGGCCACCAGCCCACTCCGGAGGCGCTCGACGACATGCTGGCCGGGATCGAAAAGGCCGGCTCGCAGGCGCTCGCGTCGATGCGGGGGATGATCTCGGTGCTGCGCGACGACGAGCCGGCGCCGGTCCGCGCGACGCTGGGCGAGGCGGTCGCGGAGCCGGTCGGGCATTTCGTCGGCCCGCCGGTCCGCACCTACATCGACGACGACCTCGCCATCACGCACCTGGCGCCGCACGTGCTCGACGCGGTGCACCACGTCGTCCAGGAGTCGCTCACCAACATCCTGCGCCACGCGGGCGGGGCCACGGGCGTCGAGGTGCGCGCCCGGACCCGGTCCGGCGAACGGCTCGAGATCACGGTGGCCGACGATGGGAAGTCCACATCGGACACTTCCGGCGGCGGCTTCGGCTTGGTGGGCTTGACCGAACGCGTCGGCGACGCCGGGGGAACCCTCACCGCGGGGCCCGCGGACGGCGGCTGGCGCGTGAGGGCGGTCCTGCCGCTGACGCCGGCTCTGCCATGA
- a CDS encoding ABC transporter permease, with protein sequence MVTHDPTGPDQVALDRFTAERAGYQVGDQVRVIVNGAVRQVKVTGIFTADDARLAGGGTLVAFDLKTAGAQFAPAGGYTTADLVAAPGVSQDAIATSVRAALPRTFIAETGTSLNSAPADSKLIEILLLFAAVALFVAVFLVANMFTMLAAARARENALLRAVGASRRYVLRSVLAEAAVLGLIATVLGYLLGIGVAAVLNRGFSVINGPDVPLRVFSAGALAAALGVGVGVTMIAAYVPARRAAAIPPIAALRSGLPPTAKSLRRRNIIGVVTFLLGAMVTAAGIESQDLMYLGAPLLMLGLIVLTPWLGLGLTKLLRGPLTRLSGMRGTLAVENTRRNPRRTAATAATLMIGLSVCAAVTVMISSVAAKDAKETAAGDNADIHVTAIPFSDLSSGTTTDLAKVPGVQAVSPLTPVSVKLGERRFLQLTAVDPGSAKDFLPLTVQAGSLERLADGIAVSTATAAEYDLKVGSEVSGPLQSLGAADQPVSLPVVAVYNAPESVDQRALIPARLAPKTASPQTILVKAAPGQDPVALRERIQRTLANPVLTVQTRAEAADAASSQAEEFLNILYALLSVSVLIGALGVVNTMTMSTMERVREIGLLGAVGLGRKQVGSVLRWESVITAMLGAVIGLVAGCALGAMGVLSQKGVPLAVPWAQLGVFVLVTLVIGVLASLWPARTAARTPILTAIHSDTE encoded by the coding sequence ATGGTGACGCACGACCCCACCGGACCGGACCAGGTCGCGCTCGACCGGTTCACCGCCGAACGCGCGGGTTACCAGGTCGGCGACCAGGTGCGGGTGATCGTCAACGGGGCCGTGCGCCAGGTCAAGGTCACCGGCATCTTCACCGCCGACGACGCGCGGCTCGCCGGGGGCGGCACGCTGGTCGCGTTTGACCTCAAGACCGCGGGCGCGCAGTTCGCCCCAGCAGGCGGCTACACGACGGCCGACCTGGTGGCCGCGCCCGGCGTCAGCCAGGACGCGATCGCCACCAGTGTCCGCGCCGCGCTGCCGCGAACGTTCATCGCCGAAACGGGGACCTCGCTCAACTCCGCCCCGGCGGACAGCAAGCTCATCGAAATCCTGCTGCTGTTCGCCGCCGTGGCCCTCTTCGTCGCGGTTTTCTTGGTGGCCAACATGTTCACCATGCTCGCCGCGGCCCGCGCCCGGGAAAACGCGCTGCTGCGCGCGGTCGGCGCGTCACGCCGGTACGTGCTCCGGAGCGTGCTCGCCGAAGCCGCTGTGCTCGGCCTGATCGCGACGGTCCTCGGCTACCTGCTCGGGATCGGCGTGGCCGCGGTGCTCAACCGCGGGTTCTCCGTGATCAACGGTCCCGACGTGCCGCTGCGGGTGTTCAGCGCCGGCGCGCTGGCCGCCGCGCTCGGCGTCGGTGTCGGCGTGACGATGATCGCCGCGTACGTCCCGGCCCGGCGCGCCGCCGCGATCCCGCCGATCGCGGCGCTGCGGTCCGGGCTGCCGCCGACCGCGAAGTCGTTGCGCCGCCGGAACATCATCGGTGTGGTGACCTTCCTGCTCGGCGCGATGGTCACCGCGGCCGGGATCGAGTCGCAGGACCTGATGTACCTCGGCGCGCCGCTGCTCATGCTCGGGCTGATCGTGCTGACCCCGTGGCTGGGCCTCGGCCTGACCAAGCTCTTGCGCGGCCCGTTGACCAGGCTTTCCGGCATGCGCGGCACGCTGGCCGTGGAGAACACGCGCCGCAACCCGCGCCGGACCGCCGCCACCGCCGCGACGCTGATGATCGGGCTGTCCGTCTGCGCGGCGGTCACCGTGATGATCTCCTCGGTCGCGGCGAAGGACGCGAAGGAAACTGCGGCCGGCGACAACGCCGACATCCACGTCACCGCGATCCCGTTCTCCGACCTCAGCTCCGGCACTACCACCGACCTCGCGAAGGTGCCCGGCGTGCAGGCGGTCAGCCCGCTCACACCGGTTTCGGTCAAGCTCGGGGAGCGCCGGTTCCTTCAGCTGACGGCGGTCGATCCGGGCAGTGCCAAGGATTTCCTGCCGCTGACGGTCCAGGCGGGCTCACTCGAACGGCTGGCCGACGGCATCGCGGTCTCAACGGCGACAGCTGCGGAGTACGACCTCAAGGTCGGCTCCGAGGTGTCCGGGCCGCTCCAGTCGCTGGGCGCGGCGGACCAGCCGGTGTCGCTGCCCGTCGTGGCGGTCTACAACGCCCCGGAGTCCGTCGATCAGAGGGCGCTGATCCCGGCTCGGCTCGCGCCGAAAACCGCTTCGCCGCAGACGATTCTGGTGAAGGCCGCTCCCGGCCAGGATCCGGTGGCGCTGCGCGAGCGGATCCAGCGGACGCTCGCGAACCCGGTGCTGACAGTGCAAACCCGCGCCGAGGCCGCCGACGCGGCGAGCAGTCAAGCCGAGGAATTCCTCAACATCCTGTACGCGCTGCTGAGCGTTTCGGTGCTGATCGGCGCCCTCGGCGTGGTGAACACCATGACGATGTCCACGATGGAGCGAGTGCGCGAGATCGGGCTGCTGGGCGCGGTCGGGCTCGGCCGCAAGCAGGTCGGTTCGGTGCTGCGCTGGGAGTCGGTGATCACCGCGATGCTCGGCGCCGTGATCGGGCTGGTGGCCGGGTGCGCGCTCGGCGCGATGGGCGTGCTGAGCCAGAAGGGCGTTCCGCTCGCGGTGCCGTGGGCGCAGCTGGGCGTGTTCGTGCTGGTGACGTTGGTGATCGGGGTTCTCGCTTCGCTGTGGCCGGCCCGGACCGCCGCCCGCACGCCGATCCTGACCGCGATCCACAGCGACACCGAGTAG
- a CDS encoding alpha/beta hydrolase, translated as MRNSVTFPSAGLNLAGHLYLPDGEAAPGPALVVGHPGSGVKEQAAGLYAERLAAQGFVTLAFDAAYQGESEGEPRGLEDPAHRIEDLKAAVSYLTTRDEVDAERIGILGICASGGYGLAAAATDHRVRALGTVSAVDIARQFRLGADGAQDPAVFQSMLGAAAAARTAEAGGEDVRMFKLFPDTEEQARAAGPHVYEGWEYYCTPRAGHPRSAKALAWTSVDRIATFDAFHAVELIAPRPLLMIVGRDAVTSWMSVEAFQKATGPKELHWIEGAVHNDLYDKDEYVMPAVAKLADFFKQSLTVTA; from the coding sequence ATGAGGAATTCCGTCACTTTCCCCAGCGCCGGGCTGAATCTCGCCGGCCACCTGTACCTCCCGGACGGTGAGGCCGCCCCCGGCCCGGCCCTGGTCGTCGGCCACCCGGGCAGCGGCGTCAAGGAGCAGGCTGCCGGCCTGTACGCCGAGCGGCTCGCCGCACAGGGCTTTGTCACGCTCGCCTTCGACGCCGCGTACCAGGGCGAGAGCGAGGGTGAGCCGCGCGGCCTGGAGGACCCGGCGCACCGGATCGAGGACCTCAAGGCCGCAGTCTCGTACCTGACCACCCGTGACGAGGTCGACGCCGAGCGCATCGGGATCCTGGGCATCTGCGCGTCCGGCGGGTACGGCCTGGCCGCTGCCGCGACCGACCACCGCGTCAGGGCCCTCGGCACGGTCAGCGCCGTCGACATCGCCCGCCAGTTCCGCTTGGGCGCCGACGGTGCCCAGGACCCGGCCGTCTTCCAGAGCATGCTCGGCGCGGCCGCGGCCGCCCGCACTGCCGAAGCCGGCGGCGAGGACGTCCGGATGTTCAAGCTCTTCCCCGACACCGAGGAACAGGCCCGCGCGGCCGGTCCGCACGTCTACGAAGGTTGGGAGTACTACTGCACTCCGCGCGCCGGGCACCCCCGTTCGGCCAAGGCGCTGGCTTGGACCAGCGTCGACCGGATCGCCACCTTCGACGCCTTCCACGCAGTGGAGCTGATCGCCCCGCGCCCACTGCTCATGATCGTCGGACGCGACGCGGTGACCTCCTGGATGAGCGTCGAAGCGTTCCAGAAGGCGACCGGCCCGAAGGAGCTGCACTGGATCGAAGGCGCCGTGCACAACGACCTCTATGACAAGGACGAGTACGTCATGCCCGCGGTCGCGAAGCTGGCCGACTTCTTCAAGCAGAGCCTGACCGTCACGGCGTAA
- a CDS encoding helix-turn-helix transcriptional regulator — translation MVSDELGDFLRARRAALDPRTAGLPDDGRQRRVPGLRREELAQLAHVSVDYIVRLEQGRTRSVSRPVLDALADALRLAPDERDYLFTVADVVHPPRTAARPGVAAHLRQLLDTMHDVPAIVLHRGMDVLAWNRGAVALLTDFGKLPPAERNLIRLTFLDPGFRALYADWPRAARECVAALRMEAGRNPHDRALSDLVGELSVHDADFRAWWAGHQVRGPRQLTKTYHHPVVGSLTLDVQQFTVDTHPDQLLVAYTAEPDSPAHEALRFLLQWSAPEQHAPVVPSERAPE, via the coding sequence ATGGTTTCCGATGAGCTGGGCGATTTCCTGCGCGCCCGCCGCGCCGCGCTCGACCCGCGGACGGCGGGCCTGCCCGACGACGGCCGCCAGCGCCGTGTCCCGGGCCTGCGCCGGGAGGAGCTGGCCCAGCTCGCGCACGTGAGCGTCGACTACATCGTCCGGCTGGAGCAGGGCCGCACCCGCAGCGTCTCCCGCCCGGTCCTCGACGCGCTCGCCGACGCGTTGCGGCTCGCCCCGGACGAGCGGGACTACCTGTTCACCGTCGCCGACGTCGTCCATCCGCCCCGGACGGCCGCCCGACCCGGTGTCGCCGCCCACCTGCGGCAACTGCTGGACACCATGCACGACGTGCCCGCCATCGTGCTGCACCGGGGCATGGACGTGCTGGCCTGGAACCGCGGCGCCGTCGCCCTGCTCACCGATTTCGGCAAGCTGCCCCCGGCCGAGCGCAACCTGATCCGGCTCACCTTCCTCGACCCGGGCTTCCGCGCGCTCTACGCGGACTGGCCCCGCGCCGCCCGCGAATGCGTCGCCGCCCTGCGGATGGAGGCCGGCCGGAACCCGCACGACCGCGCGCTGAGCGACCTGGTCGGCGAGCTGAGCGTGCACGACGCCGACTTCCGCGCCTGGTGGGCCGGGCACCAGGTCCGCGGGCCGCGGCAGCTCACCAAGACCTACCACCACCCCGTCGTCGGCTCGCTCACCCTCGACGTCCAGCAGTTCACTGTGGACACTCATCCGGACCAGCTGCTCGTCGCCTACACCGCGGAACCCGATTCCCCGGCGCACGAAGCACTGCGGTTCCTGCTGCAGTGGTCGGCACCCGAGCAGCACGCTCCTGTGGTGCCGAGCGAACGCGCGCCCGAATGA
- a CDS encoding isochorismatase family protein, whose translation MTPVLLLIDVQNNMLRPPEPVPAADTVGPAIAAVLARARSAGALVVHVRNNGTDGDPDVPGSPGWALIHDAQEGEHIVDKETPDSFDGTTLASLLPPSAPLVVAGMQSEFCVRATSLAALRRGHPVTLVSDAHATYDGSEPAAATSKAVEAELSAEGVTVLTSEMVEFAGH comes from the coding sequence ATGACTCCAGTACTGCTTCTCATCGACGTCCAGAACAACATGCTCCGCCCGCCTGAGCCGGTGCCCGCTGCCGACACAGTGGGGCCGGCGATCGCCGCGGTGCTGGCCCGCGCGCGCTCGGCTGGTGCCCTCGTCGTGCACGTGCGCAACAACGGCACAGACGGCGATCCCGACGTGCCCGGTTCACCTGGCTGGGCCCTGATCCACGACGCGCAGGAGGGCGAGCACATTGTGGACAAAGAGACTCCGGATTCGTTCGACGGCACCACATTGGCGAGTCTGCTGCCTCCTTCGGCGCCGTTGGTGGTGGCGGGGATGCAGAGCGAGTTCTGCGTACGCGCGACGTCGCTGGCGGCCCTCCGTCGCGGTCACCCGGTGACTCTGGTGTCCGATGCGCACGCGACTTACGACGGTAGTGAGCCTGCTGCTGCGACCTCGAAAGCTGTTGAGGCTGAGCTTTCCGCGGAGGGGGTGACGGTGCTGACTAGCGAGATGGTCGAGTTCGCCGGGCACTGA
- a CDS encoding CaiB/BaiF CoA transferase family protein: MLPLSGITVVSLEQAVAAPFATRQLADLGARVIKIERPGAGDFARSYDATVHGLSSHFVWLNRNKESFALDVKAPGQRQVLDELLARADVFVQNLAPGAAERLGLGAGRLLAEHPRLIVCGISGYGTDGPYRDKKAYDLLVQCETGVPALTGTPDQPAKTGIPVADIAGGMYAYSGVLSALYERERTGRGQAFEVSLFDALTEWVGFPLYYTVYGGTQPARTGLSHAAIAPYGPFTCGDGETIFLAVQNDREWRRLCADVLEQPELVDSFATNDFRSENREELRAVIEAAFAPLDSATVLDRLDAASIANARLRGIAQLAEHPQLTERGRWGEVGSPAGPLRSLVPPVTVAGREPRLDPIPDVGEHNAALLAELGYDVMPD; the protein is encoded by the coding sequence ATGCTGCCACTGTCCGGAATCACCGTTGTTTCGCTGGAACAGGCCGTCGCGGCGCCGTTCGCGACGCGGCAGCTCGCCGACCTCGGCGCGCGGGTGATCAAGATCGAACGGCCGGGTGCGGGCGATTTCGCACGGTCCTACGACGCGACGGTGCACGGCCTGTCGAGTCACTTCGTTTGGCTCAACCGCAACAAAGAGTCGTTCGCGCTCGACGTGAAAGCACCCGGTCAGCGACAGGTGCTGGACGAACTGCTGGCGCGCGCGGACGTCTTCGTGCAGAACCTCGCACCCGGCGCGGCGGAGCGGCTCGGCCTCGGCGCCGGGCGGCTGCTGGCCGAGCACCCGCGCCTGATCGTCTGCGGCATCTCCGGCTACGGCACCGACGGCCCGTACCGCGACAAAAAGGCCTACGACCTGTTGGTGCAGTGCGAAACCGGCGTCCCCGCGCTGACCGGCACCCCGGACCAGCCCGCGAAAACCGGCATTCCGGTCGCCGACATCGCCGGCGGCATGTACGCCTACAGCGGCGTGCTTTCCGCGCTGTACGAACGCGAGCGCACCGGCCGCGGCCAGGCCTTCGAGGTCTCCCTCTTCGACGCACTCACCGAATGGGTCGGCTTCCCGCTCTACTACACTGTGTACGGGGGCACCCAGCCGGCGCGAACGGGACTTTCGCACGCGGCCATCGCCCCGTACGGCCCGTTCACCTGCGGCGACGGCGAGACGATTTTCCTGGCCGTCCAGAACGACCGCGAGTGGCGGCGGCTCTGCGCGGACGTTCTGGAGCAGCCGGAGCTGGTGGATTCATTTGCCACCAACGACTTCCGCTCTGAGAACCGCGAAGAGCTGCGTGCCGTCATCGAGGCGGCGTTCGCCCCACTCGACTCGGCCACGGTCCTCGACCGGCTCGACGCGGCGTCGATCGCCAACGCGCGGTTACGGGGGATCGCCCAGCTGGCCGAGCACCCGCAGCTCACCGAACGAGGGCGCTGGGGCGAGGTCGGCTCACCGGCCGGGCCGCTGCGCTCGCTTGTGCCGCCGGTGACGGTCGCGGGCCGCGAACCACGCCTCGACCCCATCCCCGACGTGGGCGAACACAATGCCGCCCTGCTGGCCGAACTGGGCTACGACGTCATGCCGGACTGA
- a CDS encoding MarR family winged helix-turn-helix transcriptional regulator: protein MAEEDIADPTEQSAWRPLRLLQAAMDDDIARLYTERGIDGLKPSYVMELLRLHARGPMTITELAASVDRTHSALSQKVAAMRKAGLVTTATGDDARSKKVTLTPKAADTVDRLAAEWRATEAALAELEDEIPYALSKVVVDLEKALQRKSFHDRIAEKLAGDDAWT, encoded by the coding sequence ATGGCTGAGGAAGACATCGCGGACCCGACCGAGCAGAGCGCCTGGCGACCGCTGCGACTGTTGCAGGCCGCGATGGACGACGACATCGCTCGGCTCTACACCGAGCGTGGCATCGACGGCCTCAAGCCCAGCTACGTGATGGAGCTGCTGCGTCTGCACGCGCGCGGGCCGATGACCATCACGGAGCTGGCCGCGTCCGTCGACCGGACTCACTCCGCGCTGAGCCAGAAGGTCGCGGCGATGCGGAAGGCCGGCCTGGTCACAACCGCCACCGGCGACGACGCCCGCAGCAAGAAGGTGACCCTGACCCCCAAGGCGGCGGACACCGTCGACCGGCTGGCCGCCGAGTGGCGCGCGACGGAGGCCGCGCTCGCCGAGCTCGAAGATGAGATCCCGTACGCGCTCAGCAAGGTTGTCGTTGACCTCGAGAAGGCGTTGCAGCGCAAGAGTTTTCACGATCGCATTGCCGAGAAGCTCGCCGGGGACGACGCCTGGACCTGA
- a CDS encoding S9 family peptidase, which yields MAADDARNGPFTDLEAYVGLPRLTPGLWLSPDGRRLVVPVSSLDEAGSREITALWEVDPEGGRPPRRLTLGAVGESAAGFTPSGDLLFVSSRSGEPALWLLPADGGEARMLVSPSGGVRGVSVSGTGTVVLGSGRLPSATDDASDRELRTGRADAGVTALLHEEFPVRFWNHDIGPARTRLFTGQLTDGDLELRDLTGHVGRALDDVCTWEISPDGRTVVTTWAVAEPGGSQRYTLVAIDVATGERRTLADDAAHEYASPRFSPDGTQVAVIVSRRFTPEAPSDCWLGLIPLEGGKARILAEDWDRRPESVCWTPDGSALLTVADDHGRAPLWRVDVTTGVVTRLTADHGAYPDAQVSPDGQWAYASRAAMDSPRIPVRIDLRAGAGGSGGFAAGSGGGPSGGAAVGLSAVSAGGPSGALAGESSGELPDGLSGVSGGESSGGLAGESSGVSGRGLSGGSAERISGAFAGRPADGAAVGLSGGFAGESSGVSGGGLSGGSVGRIPGAFADGSGGGFEELPSPVAPLDLPGRLEEVVTTASDGTEIRGWLVLPEHPAEDAPAPLVVLIHGGPVSSAKAWSWRWSPWLFAARGYAVLLPDFALSTGYGVEFIRRGWGQWGGTPYTDLLTLTDAAQARPDIDPHRAAAMGASFGGFMANWIATQTDRFSAIISHASMWNLQQQSQAADLAHFFQREMTPETAQASSPHQFADAITTPMLITHGVRDYRCPIGEALSLWWALLSRSKSEDGSTPHKFLYFPDEDHFTLAPGHVKLWYETILAFADHHVRGLPWRRPELLG from the coding sequence GTGGCTGCAGACGACGCCCGCAACGGGCCCTTCACCGACCTCGAAGCCTACGTCGGCCTTCCCCGGCTGACCCCCGGGCTCTGGCTGTCCCCCGACGGCCGGCGTCTCGTCGTGCCCGTGTCTTCGCTCGACGAAGCGGGCAGCCGGGAGATCACGGCGTTGTGGGAGGTGGATCCCGAGGGCGGGCGTCCACCGCGTCGGCTCACGCTGGGCGCGGTCGGCGAGTCTGCGGCCGGGTTCACCCCGTCCGGCGATCTGCTGTTCGTGTCGTCGCGCTCCGGCGAGCCCGCGTTGTGGCTGCTGCCCGCGGACGGCGGCGAGGCGCGGATGCTGGTGTCGCCTTCCGGTGGGGTGCGGGGAGTTTCGGTCAGCGGCACGGGGACGGTGGTGCTCGGGTCGGGCAGGCTGCCGTCGGCGACCGACGACGCGAGTGACCGGGAGCTGCGCACGGGGCGGGCGGACGCGGGGGTCACGGCGCTGCTGCACGAGGAGTTCCCCGTGCGGTTCTGGAACCACGACATCGGCCCGGCGCGCACCCGGCTGTTCACCGGCCAGCTGACCGACGGGGACCTGGAGCTGCGCGACCTGACCGGGCACGTCGGGCGCGCGCTGGACGACGTCTGCACCTGGGAGATCAGCCCGGACGGCCGCACCGTGGTCACCACCTGGGCAGTGGCCGAACCAGGCGGCTCGCAGCGCTACACGCTGGTCGCGATCGACGTGGCCACCGGCGAGCGCCGCACCCTCGCCGACGACGCCGCCCACGAGTACGCGAGCCCGCGGTTCTCGCCCGACGGCACACAAGTGGCCGTGATCGTCAGCCGCAGGTTTACCCCGGAAGCCCCCAGCGACTGCTGGCTCGGCCTCATCCCGCTGGAGGGCGGCAAGGCACGGATCCTGGCCGAGGACTGGGACCGGCGTCCGGAGTCGGTGTGCTGGACCCCGGACGGCTCCGCCCTGCTGACGGTCGCCGACGACCACGGCCGGGCCCCGCTGTGGCGGGTCGACGTGACGACTGGGGTGGTCACACGGCTGACTGCGGACCATGGCGCGTATCCGGACGCGCAGGTCTCGCCGGACGGGCAGTGGGCGTACGCGTCACGCGCAGCCATGGACAGCCCCCGAATCCCTGTGCGGATCGACCTGCGTGCCGGTGCGGGCGGCTCTGGCGGGTTCGCTGCTGGGTCCGGTGGTGGGCCCTCTGGTGGGGCGGCTGTCGGGCTCTCTGCTGTGTCCGCCGGTGGGCCCTCTGGCGCGCTCGCTGGTGAGTCCTCTGGTGAGTTGCCTGATGGGCTCTCTGGAGTGTCCGGTGGTGAGTCCTCCGGTGGGTTGGCTGGTGAGTCCTCCGGTGTGTCCGGCCGTGGGCTCTCTGGTGGGTCCGCTGAGCGGATCTCCGGCGCGTTCGCTGGTAGGCCCGCTGATGGGGCGGCTGTCGGGCTCTCCGGCGGGTTCGCTGGTGAGTCCTCCGGTGTGTCCGGTGGTGGGCTCTCTGGCGGGTCGGTCGGCCGGATCCCCGGCGCGTTCGCTGATGGGTCCGGTGGTGGGTTCGAGGAGCTGCCGAGCCCGGTGGCGCCGCTGGACCTGCCCGGTCGGCTGGAGGAGGTCGTCACCACGGCGTCGGACGGCACGGAGATCCGAGGCTGGCTGGTGCTGCCCGAGCACCCGGCCGAGGACGCGCCCGCGCCACTGGTCGTGCTGATCCACGGCGGCCCGGTCAGCTCGGCGAAAGCCTGGTCGTGGCGCTGGAGCCCGTGGCTGTTCGCCGCGCGCGGCTATGCGGTGCTGCTACCGGACTTCGCACTCTCGACCGGCTACGGCGTCGAGTTCATCCGGCGTGGCTGGGGCCAATGGGGCGGCACGCCGTACACCGACCTGCTGACCCTCACCGACGCCGCCCAAGCCCGCCCGGACATCGACCCCCACCGTGCGGCAGCCATGGGCGCTTCCTTCGGCGGCTTCATGGCCAACTGGATCGCGACCCAGACCGACCGTTTCTCCGCGATCATCAGCCACGCCTCGATGTGGAACCTCCAGCAACAGAGCCAAGCCGCCGACCTCGCCCACTTCTTCCAACGTGAGATGACCCCGGAGACCGCGCAAGCCTCGTCCCCCCACCAGTTCGCCGACGCCATCACCACCCCGATGCTCATCACCCACGGCGTCCGCGACTACCGCTGCCCCATCGGCGAGGCCCTGTCCCTCTGGTGGGCCCTGCTGTCCCGCTCGAAGTCCGAAGACGGCAGCACCCCGCACAAATTTCTGTACTTCCCGGACGAAGACCACTTCACCCTCGCCCCCGGCCACGTCAAACTCTGGTACGAAACCATCCTCGCCTTCGCCGACCACCACGTCCGCGGCCTCCCATGGCGCCGTCCGGAGCTGCTGGGGTAG